The following proteins are encoded in a genomic region of Bradyrhizobium sp. SK17:
- a CDS encoding calcium-binding protein: MIDANHIDTWSWNDGSSGGSSGSIRIDIATEEKDESLAQALTVATLNRQMTAAEQQYLAKYITNGVLDQTAFTTYLMNSSDANGLYQPGAMTDSDFVTQVYTNAFGYGPSANMLFEYLSQIDNGSMSRTGAIIAIASNATDISQGSGLPSILSDKPLVAPAAVSQLTSGVAGLLNAGSAYEDFISSFPTPGGAFSQQQLQDFLNQVQPVGGASYHSVSFEAVLAGGTSTGPGASLVGLFGGPNELPPSDPSPSNGDGGDGDGDGAAGDGDGSGDGAGAGDGDGGGDGGGGGGGDGGDPVVLNLAGLPVTTTDLRSSNVRFDYTGSGTTIPTAWLTSNEGFLVLDKAGVQINNSSGLIGSYAALSAYDTNHDGILTAAEADAAGIKVWVDANDDGIGETGELATLDQLGVASINLSGVKAGNYDHGNIIATTSTITFADGRTGQAADVWLMTNGALSTDTYYEFDHSLVYRYANGELDELVNSQGRTVNAGAAALEKILDVAGNNTLAATTAPIVTLVGAKGDTLVGGTGADTLVALGDNESVISGSGTNTILAAGVNVTVSAAQGSSTIEVSGKSDTVTNMSSSTVLDVSGTSASISGTGTTITLEGGSSATLFGSSLHVSASKGATVGLAASSSALSSSDTIAATISGNQDSVTLADGSTITVTGANETIVLARGGILLQQFASATITGANDRISQGTGTTVTINGVSDIVDILGAGNITTVGGATVTLEAGSSETLNGNNNQILQLAGSSLTLNGNGESDALFGNSSNVNVVGSSDTVEVTSGNSNTLTAHGANNVLKSDAGSNTLIAVANSVTLLGGSGSDILQGGGNNEVMTAGSGANTLIAYGSASTLTAGSGADILTGSGQNDVLIGGGGNSTLTSYGANSTLVGGAGTSVLIASGAGDVLLGGSGQNTLTALGSNETLTGGSGTSTLVGNVNGNTLKAGTGTTVASYSANNLALNLVNGTASVSGGTVSDQLVGITRAIVSGNNNQLTTPGGGTLEVVQGSGNILIANGAGAVLRSDSGSNTLEALNGGDTLFGGSGADILQGGGNDDVLTAGSGANTLIAYGSASTLTAGSGADVLTSSGQNDLLIGGSGNGTLTSYGANSTLVGGAGTSVLIASGAGDVLLGGSGQNTLTALGSNETLTGGSGTSTLVGNVNGNTLKAGTGTTVASYSANNLALNLVNGTASVSGGTVSDQLVGITRAIVSGNNNQLTTPGGGTLEVLQGSGNILIANGAGAVLRSDSGSNTLEALNGGDTLFGGSGADILQGGGNNDVLTAGSGANTLVAYGSASTLTAGSGADVLTSSGQNDVLIAGGGNSTLTSYGANSTLVGGSGTNVLIGSGSGDVLVGGSGTTTLTAYGSGETLTAGSGVNTMIDSASNGIYQFGSTAGSTIIQNGASTNSSTSNELDFGAGISKENLWFLQVGNNLQIDVIGTNKTVTVANWFASPGNQLQEITAGGQKLDGEVSQLVQAMATYTAGHSGFDPTSVAQAPNDPTLQGAIGTAWHA, encoded by the coding sequence ATGATCGATGCCAACCACATTGACACCTGGTCCTGGAACGACGGGTCGAGCGGAGGTTCGTCCGGATCGATTCGGATCGACATTGCGACCGAGGAGAAGGACGAGTCCCTCGCGCAGGCGCTGACCGTTGCCACCCTCAACCGGCAGATGACTGCGGCCGAGCAGCAGTACCTGGCGAAATACATCACGAACGGTGTGCTCGATCAGACTGCGTTCACCACCTATCTCATGAACTCGTCTGATGCCAACGGCCTCTATCAGCCGGGAGCGATGACGGACTCGGATTTCGTAACCCAGGTCTACACCAACGCCTTCGGCTATGGCCCATCGGCGAATATGCTTTTTGAATATCTCAGCCAGATCGACAATGGCTCGATGTCGCGGACCGGCGCGATCATCGCGATCGCGTCCAATGCGACCGATATCAGTCAGGGCAGCGGCCTTCCCAGTATCCTGAGCGACAAACCGCTTGTCGCGCCTGCGGCCGTCTCCCAACTCACGTCCGGGGTTGCAGGTCTGTTGAATGCCGGAAGCGCCTACGAGGATTTCATTAGTTCATTCCCAACTCCAGGTGGTGCGTTCAGTCAACAACAACTGCAGGACTTCCTCAATCAGGTGCAGCCGGTCGGCGGCGCGAGCTATCACAGCGTGAGCTTTGAGGCTGTCCTCGCCGGAGGTACATCAACGGGACCTGGTGCGTCCTTGGTCGGCCTATTTGGCGGACCGAACGAACTGCCGCCGAGTGATCCAAGCCCGAGCAACGGCGACGGTGGGGATGGTGACGGTGACGGCGCAGCCGGCGATGGGGACGGCTCGGGTGATGGCGCTGGTGCGGGCGACGGCGATGGAGGCGGCGATGGTGGTGGAGGCGGCGGTGGCGATGGTGGAGACCCCGTTGTCCTTAACCTCGCGGGTCTGCCGGTCACGACCACCGATCTGCGGTCATCGAACGTCAGGTTTGACTATACCGGAAGCGGCACGACCATCCCGACGGCATGGCTGACGTCGAACGAAGGGTTCCTGGTGCTCGACAAGGCCGGCGTGCAGATCAACAACTCCAGCGGCCTGATCGGCAGCTATGCAGCGCTCTCCGCCTACGACACGAACCACGACGGCATCCTTACCGCGGCGGAAGCCGATGCCGCTGGTATCAAGGTTTGGGTCGATGCGAACGATGACGGTATCGGCGAAACAGGCGAGCTCGCAACACTTGATCAGCTTGGTGTGGCGTCGATCAACCTGAGTGGCGTCAAGGCCGGCAATTACGATCATGGCAACATTATCGCGACGACCTCGACCATCACGTTTGCCGACGGCCGTACTGGCCAGGCTGCCGACGTCTGGTTGATGACGAACGGCGCCTTGAGCACGGACACGTACTACGAGTTCGATCATTCGCTGGTTTATCGCTATGCAAATGGCGAGCTCGACGAGCTCGTGAACAGTCAGGGAAGGACCGTCAACGCCGGAGCCGCTGCCCTGGAGAAGATTCTTGATGTCGCCGGCAACAACACACTGGCGGCGACGACAGCGCCGATTGTCACTCTGGTTGGTGCCAAGGGGGATACGCTGGTCGGCGGCACCGGCGCGGACACCTTGGTCGCGCTGGGCGACAATGAATCCGTCATTTCGGGCTCGGGGACCAACACGATCTTGGCCGCCGGTGTGAACGTGACCGTTAGTGCGGCGCAGGGTAGCTCGACGATTGAGGTGTCCGGCAAGTCGGATACGGTCACCAATATGAGTAGCTCGACGGTCCTTGATGTGTCAGGGACGTCCGCTTCGATATCTGGGACGGGTACGACAATCACGCTTGAAGGCGGCAGCAGTGCGACTCTGTTCGGTTCGAGCCTCCATGTGTCTGCGTCGAAGGGCGCCACAGTTGGATTGGCGGCATCGAGCAGCGCGCTCTCGTCGAGTGATACGATTGCGGCCACGATCTCGGGGAACCAGGACTCCGTGACGCTGGCGGATGGCTCGACGATCACAGTGACTGGGGCGAACGAGACCATCGTGCTTGCGAGAGGAGGAATCCTCCTGCAGCAGTTTGCGTCCGCCACCATCACCGGCGCGAACGATCGCATCTCGCAGGGAACGGGTACCACCGTTACGATCAACGGTGTTTCCGATATCGTGGATATTCTCGGAGCGGGAAATATCACGACGGTGGGCGGAGCTACGGTAACGCTGGAGGCGGGCAGCTCGGAAACCCTGAACGGAAACAACAATCAGATCTTGCAGCTTGCGGGCTCGAGCTTGACGTTGAACGGGAACGGGGAGAGCGACGCACTGTTCGGCAATTCCTCCAACGTGAATGTCGTGGGCTCCAGCGACACGGTGGAGGTAACCAGCGGCAATAGCAACACGTTGACGGCGCATGGTGCGAATAACGTCCTGAAATCAGACGCCGGTTCGAACACACTGATTGCCGTCGCGAATTCGGTCACGCTGCTCGGCGGCAGTGGTTCGGATATCCTGCAGGGTGGCGGCAACAATGAGGTAATGACGGCGGGTAGCGGCGCAAATACGCTGATTGCTTACGGCTCGGCCTCGACACTGACGGCAGGCAGCGGCGCGGATATCCTCACAGGCAGTGGACAGAACGATGTGCTGATCGGCGGAGGCGGCAACAGCACCCTGACGAGCTATGGCGCCAACAGCACGCTGGTCGGAGGTGCCGGCACAAGTGTGTTGATCGCCAGCGGCGCCGGCGATGTCCTGCTTGGTGGCAGCGGCCAGAACACGCTCACCGCGCTCGGCAGCAATGAGACGCTGACGGGTGGGAGCGGGACCAGCACGTTGGTCGGAAACGTCAACGGCAACACGTTGAAAGCTGGAACGGGTACGACCGTCGCGTCGTACAGCGCCAACAACCTCGCGCTCAATTTGGTGAATGGAACCGCGAGCGTTTCCGGCGGGACAGTGAGCGATCAGCTGGTTGGCATCACCAGAGCGATCGTATCGGGTAACAACAATCAGCTGACCACTCCTGGAGGCGGGACCCTGGAGGTCGTCCAGGGAAGTGGCAACATCCTGATTGCCAACGGGGCGGGCGCTGTTCTGCGATCTGATTCGGGATCGAACACGCTAGAGGCACTGAATGGTGGTGACACCCTGTTCGGTGGCAGCGGCGCTGATATCCTGCAGGGCGGAGGCAACGACGACGTTCTGACCGCAGGCAGCGGAGCAAACACGCTGATTGCCTACGGCTCGGCCTCGACGCTGACGGCAGGCAGTGGTGCGGACGTTCTCACGAGCAGCGGACAGAACGACCTGCTGATCGGTGGAAGCGGCAACGGCACCCTGACGAGCTATGGCGCCAACAGCACGCTGGTCGGAGGTGCCGGCACAAGTGTGTTGATCGCCAGCGGCGCCGGCGATGTCCTGCTTGGTGGCAGCGGCCAGAACACGCTGACCGCTCTCGGCAGCAATGAGACGCTGACGGGTGGGAGCGGGACCAGCACGTTGGTCGGAAACGTCAACGGCAACACGTTGAAAGCTGGAACGGGTACGACTGTCGCGTCGTACAGCGCCAACAACCTCGCGCTCAATTTGGTGAATGGAACCGCGAGCGTTTCCGGCGGGACAGTGAGCGATCAGCTGGTTGGCATCACCAGAGCGATCGTATCGGGTAACAACAATCAGCTGACCACTCCTGGAGGCGGGACCCTGGAAGTCCTCCAGGGAAGTGGCAACATCCTGATTGCCAACGGGGCGGGCGCTGTTCTGCGATCTGATTCGGGATCGAACACGCTAGAGGCACTGAATGGTGGAGACACCCTGTTCGGTGGCAGCGGCGCTGATATCCTGCAGGGCGGCGGCAACAACGACGTTCTGACCGCGGGCAGCGGAGCAAATACGCTGGTTGCTTACGGCTCGGCCTCGACGCTGACCGCAGGCAGCGGTGCGGACGTTCTCACAAGCAGCGGTCAGAACGACGTGCTGATCGCTGGAGGCGGCAATAGCACCCTGACGAGCTATGGCGCCAACAGCACGCTGGTTGGAGGCTCCGGCACGAATGTGCTGATCGGCAGCGGTTCAGGCGACGTGTTGGTCGGCGGCAGCGGTACAACCACGCTGACGGCGTATGGGAGCGGGGAGACCCTTACCGCTGGCAGTGGCGTCAACACGATGATTGATAGTGCCAGCAATGGTATCTATCAGTTTGGCTCCACGGCCGGATCGACAATCATTCAGAACGGTGCGAGTACGAACTCCAGTACATCGAACGAGCTGGATTTCGGAGCGGGTATTTCGAAGGAGAACCTGTGGTTCCTGCAGGTCGGAAACAACCTTCAGATCGACGTGATCGGTACCAACAAGACGGTGACCGTCGCGAACTGGTTTGCGAGCCCAGGCAATCAACTGCAGGAGATCACGGCGGGTGGCCAAAAGCTCGATGGCGAAGTCTCGCAACTCGTGCAGGCAATGGCGACTTACACGGCGGGCCATTCCGGCTTCGACCCGACGTCGGTCGCCCAGGCGCCCAATGATCCTACCCTGCAGGGCGCCATCGGTACCGCCTGGCATGCTTGA
- a CDS encoding tetratricopeptide repeat protein — MLEEQFGGRTNEREADASQKAFRRAIVLREEGRFDEAEALLRDAVSRDAGNADLHNARGVMFAATGRHLDALWCYRDAAACNPADPTIWTNLGNALTCLKHLRTAIGCHRRALSLAREDDALLHHNLGNALAEASDHAEALVAFSRALEIEPSRHGARWDRARSYLYLANYRQGFLDYEARTVTGQLPARELPGQAWDRRSYAGKRLVLVAEQGFGDVIWAARYLSRVKALGGELIVECPAELIPLLDALGVADRLVVRGATLPEGDFHCYFCSLPGLFTKDSSSIPSAPFVRAPIDRVRRFHELINRAPSRLKVGIVWSGSVTFKRNQERAQSLLKFFQAFALPGVQLFSLQKGPPEQELRALPRGGPSSIFLPLLAILPTRPRLFNILI; from the coding sequence ATGCTTGAGGAGCAGTTCGGGGGGCGTACCAACGAAAGGGAGGCGGATGCTTCGCAGAAAGCGTTCCGCCGGGCGATCGTTCTGCGCGAGGAGGGACGCTTTGACGAAGCCGAGGCGTTGCTTCGTGATGCCGTCTCGCGGGATGCCGGCAATGCCGATTTGCACAACGCTCGTGGGGTCATGTTCGCCGCCACGGGACGCCACCTGGACGCCCTATGGTGTTATCGGGACGCGGCTGCGTGCAATCCAGCCGATCCGACGATCTGGACGAACCTTGGCAACGCGCTGACATGCTTGAAGCATTTGCGAACCGCCATTGGTTGTCATCGCCGCGCCTTGTCGCTCGCCCGGGAGGACGATGCGTTGCTGCATCACAATCTCGGCAATGCGCTTGCTGAAGCCTCCGACCATGCCGAGGCACTTGTTGCCTTTTCCCGTGCACTCGAGATCGAACCCTCAAGGCACGGCGCGAGATGGGATCGGGCTCGAAGCTACCTCTATCTCGCCAACTACCGTCAGGGCTTCTTGGACTATGAGGCGAGGACGGTCACCGGCCAATTGCCGGCCAGAGAGTTGCCGGGACAGGCTTGGGACCGCAGATCCTATGCAGGGAAGCGTCTTGTCCTCGTTGCCGAGCAAGGCTTTGGCGATGTCATTTGGGCGGCGCGATATCTGTCTAGGGTAAAGGCACTCGGCGGCGAGCTGATCGTCGAGTGCCCAGCTGAACTGATCCCGCTCCTGGACGCGCTCGGCGTTGCGGATCGCCTCGTCGTACGCGGCGCTACTCTCCCGGAGGGCGACTTCCATTGCTATTTTTGCAGTCTTCCGGGACTGTTTACCAAAGACAGCTCATCGATTCCGAGCGCGCCGTTCGTCAGGGCTCCAATCGATCGTGTGCGACGGTTTCACGAACTGATAAATCGGGCGCCGTCCCGCTTGAAAGTCGGGATCGTGTGGTCGGGGAGCGTGACGTTCAAGCGCAACCAGGAGCGAGCTCAATCGCTGTTGAAGTTTTTTCAGGCGTTTGCTCTGCCCGGCGTTCAGCTGTTCAGCTTGCAGAAGGGGCCACCTGAGCAGGAATTGCGTGCGCTGCCGCGAGGGGGCCCATCTTCGATCTTTCTCCCTTTATTGGCGATTTTGCCGACACGGCCGCGGCTCTTCAACATCTTGATCTGA